The following DNA comes from Nitrogeniibacter aestuarii.
CACCACAAAGGTGACCACCAGCGCTTCGTCGTAGGCGGTGGTTGCACCGTCGTGCATGAAGAACGAGACCGTGAGCGGAAAGCCCATCAGCAGTCCGAAAATCATCAGGATCAGCCCGAAGGCACTGATGACCGGATAGTAGCTGCGCACCGGGCCGGCTCCGACCGCTTACTTGCGCCAGAAGCTGGGTGTCAGGACAACCAGCAGGGTGAAGATTTCCAGGCGGCCCAGCAGCATGGCAAACGAGCACACCCAGGTCTGGAAGTCGGAGAGCACCGAATAGTTGGAGGCCGGGCCCACGGCATTGAGGCCCGGGCCGGTGTTGTTCAGGGTGGCCACCACCGCCGAGAAGGCGGTGATCAGCTCCAGCCCCGAGGCTGATAGCACCAGTGTGAGGGTCACGATGGTGCACATGTAGATGAAGCTGAAGGCCAGCACCGCGTGCAGGATCTTGTCCGGCACCGTGGACTTTCCCAGGCGGACCGGCTTGACCGCGCTGGGGTGGATGGCGCGCACCACCTCACGGAACACCTGTTTGTAGAGGATGATGGCGCGCATCATCTTGATGCCCCCGCCGGTGGAGCCGGAACAGGCGATGAAGCTACCTAGAAACAGGATCCACAGCTGGGCAAACATGGGCCACACGGTGTAGTCGGAGGTGGCGAAACCCAGCGAGGTGGACAGCGAAATGGCATGGAAAGCGACGTAGCGCAGGGTGTCCCAGAAGTCGACATACACGTCGAACTGCATCAGGTAGAGGGTCAGGCCGAGGATGCTGACGGCGAGGACTGACAGGTAGAACGGCAGCTCGTAATCATGTCGGTACGGGCGCAGGGAGCGGTTGCGCAGTGCCATGAAATGGGTGGCGAAGTTGATGCCCGAGAGCAGGGCAAAGCCCATGGCAATGAGTTCGAGCGGCACGCTGTTGAAATGCCCCAGGCTGGCATCCTTGGTGGAAAACCCCCCCAGGCCCATGATCGAGAAGGCGTGCATGACGGCGTCCCAGCCTTCCATGCCGGCCCACATCAGCGCCAGGGCACACAGGATGGTGAGCAGCAGATAGACAAGGTAAAGGCCCTTGGCCGTCTCTGCGATGCGCGGAGTGAGACTCGATTCCTTCATGGGGCCGGGGATCTCGGCCTTGAACAGCTGCCGCCCGCCGATACCCAGCAGCGGCAGAATGGCCACCGCCAGCACGATCACCCCCATGCCGCCGATCCAGTGCAGGAAGGTGCGCCAGAAGTTGATCGAGATGGGCAGGTTGTCCAGGCCCGCCATGACCGTGGCCCCGGTGGCGGTGAGGCCCGAGGTGGCCTCGAAATAGGCGTCGGTAAAGCTCATGTCCGGCATGTAGAGCCAGATGGGTAAGGCGGCGAAGAAGGGCAGCGTGACCCAGGTGAGTGCCACCAGCAGGAAACCGTCACGCACGCGCAGGTCGCGGCGGCCGCGTTTGGTCACCAGCCACAGGGCAAGCCCTGCCGTGAAGGTG
Coding sequences within:
- a CDS encoding TrkH family potassium uptake protein yields the protein MGRYNPVLNPLGLIILIFGLLMGVPLAVSWWHGDNALTAYDEAIVITFTAGLALWLVTKRGRRDLRVRDGFLLVALTWVTLPFFAALPIWLYMPDMSFTDAYFEATSGLTATGATVMAGLDNLPISINFWRTFLHWIGGMGVIVLAVAILPLLGIGGRQLFKAEIPGPMKESSLTPRIAETAKGLYLVYLLLTILCALALMWAGMEGWDAVMHAFSIMGLGGFSTKDASLGHFNSVPLELIAMGFALLSGINFATHFMALRNRSLRPYRHDYELPFYLSVLAVSILGLTLYLMQFDVYVDFWDTLRYVAFHAISLSTSLGFATSDYTVWPMFAQLWILFLGSFIACSGSTGGGIKMMRAIILYKQVFREVVRAIHPSAVKPVRLGKSTVPDKILHAVLAFSFIYMCTIVTLTLVLSASGLELITAFSAVVATLNNTGPGLNAVGPASNYSVLSDFQTWVCSFAMLLGRLEIFTLLVVLTPSFWRK